The Terriglobia bacterium DNA window ATTCTCACGCTCATCTGGATGATCCCCGTTTCGATGACGACCGCGACGCCGTCCTGCAGCGCGCATGGGATGCGGGCATACGAAAGATCCTGACGATCGGCAACGGCAGCGGACCGGATGAAATGGGATGCGGCATCCCGATCGCCGAGAAGCACGATTGGATCTATACCTCTGTGGGAATTCATCCTCACGATGCGAGCCGCGTTGAGGAACGGCATTACGCGCTGATCGAACAGCTTTGCAGGCACGAGAAGGTCATCGCCATCGGGGAGGGGGGACTTGATTACCATTACGACAACTCGCCGCGGGAGGTGCAGCGCGAAGTATTCCGCGCACAAGCGGCTCTTGCCAGAGATCTGGATCTGCCGCTCATCGTGCACACGCGCGACGCCGATGCGGACACCGAAGAGATTCTGCGCGAGGCGTCGCCGCGCCGCGGAATCCTGCACTGTTTCACGTCGAGCGGGGCGCTTGCCGACTTCGCGTTGAGCATAGGGTTTTTCATCTCCTTTTCCGGAATTGTGACATTTCCGAAGGCTCGCGAGGTTGCAGACATTGCGGCGCGTATTCCAGCGGACCGCATCCTCCTGGAGACCGACGCTCCTTATCTCGCTCCGGTGCCTCATCGGGGCAAGCGGAACGAGCCGAGCTTCGTTTCGGAAACGGCCAGGTACCTGGCGCAACTGCGCGGAGTCCCGGCGGAAGAGCTGGGAGCGCAGGCGTCAGCCAATTTCAACAGAGTGTTTGCCGTCAAAACATCGTAAAATGCGCTGGTTGTATGGCTTTTAGTGCACAGGAAATCTATCAGCTCATCGCCCCCGAGCTGGGCCGCGTCGAAGAAGAGCTGAAGGGATATACCCGTTCAGAAATCCAGCCCATTGCCGAGATCGGTGAATATATCTTAAGCGCCGGCGGGAAGCGCATCCGTCCGGCGCTGCTGTTGTTGACCGCGAAGATGCTCGGAGAGGTTTCGCCGATGAGCATCCGGCTCGGCGCTGTTGTTGAATTCATTCACAACGCCACCCTGGTTCATGACGACATCATCGACGGGGCTGATACGAGGCGCGGCCGTCCTTCCGCCAATTCCCATTGGGGGAATTCCATGACGGTGCTTGCCGGGGACTGGCTGTATATGCAGTCCTTTGCGGTCGCTCTAAGCGAAAGGAATTTCGAAGTCCTCGGCACACTTATCGGTATTACACAGAAAATGGTTGAGGGGGAATTGCTGCAGCTGACGGTGCTTGGCAAGTCACAGATCACCCAGCAGCAGCTGCTGGATATTGTCGAGCGGAAAACGGCGTATCTGTTTTCAGGCTGCACGAAACTCCCGGCGATTGCGGCCGGCCTGAACCATGGATCGGCGGACCGGCTGGGTGAGATCGGGAAAGCCCTCGGGATGGCGTTTCAGCTGGTGGATGACCTGCTGGATTTGACCTCGACCTCGGACATCCTGGGTAAACCGGCGGCAAGCGACCTCAAAGAAGGAAAGATGACGCTACCCGTCTTCTTTGCAATTACGAATGCGAAAGCAGAGGATACCCAGAAGGTCCAGAGAGTCCTCGACGAGCGTAATTTCCGGTCGGTCGACCGCGTTGAAATCCTTCATCTGGTTGAAAGGTCGGACGGCCTCGAGCGCACGCGGGAACTTGCCCGCCAATATGCCCGCCGGGCGATTCAATTGCTTGAGGAATTCCCGGCTTCGATATATCGTGACGCCATTGTGAGCATCCCCGAGTTTATTTTGAATCGTACGGCTTGATTACGTTAATTGATGAAGATTAACTTCTCGATCCGTTCCTTCCTCGTCTTCCTGGCCATTTCCTTTACCGTGCCCGCCGTTCTCCTGTTCGGTTTTTTCGAGGCCCGCAGTGGTGTCCGCCAGGCGCGGGAAGATGCCCGTGACGTGAATCGGCAGGCAGCGCTGATGATCGAGCACGAGATCGCGGCTTCACTGGAACAATTCAGAGCATTCAGCGAGGGCTTGGCGCTGGACGTCGACGTCGGTGCCTTGAGGTTTCGGGATACTGGCCGCGTCATGGAGGAGGTCAAACTCTATCCAGGTATCACGTATCTCATTCTGAATAAAGATGGAGTATCTGTTGCGGGTTATTCCAACAGCAGGGAAATACGGATCGGCGCGGACTTCAGCGACCGGAGTTATGTCCAGCGGGCTTTCGCTTCGCGAAAGACCGTGATTTCCGGCACCCTTACCCGTTCGGCGAATACTTCAGCGGTTGCGTTTTGTGTGCCGCTGCTGGACATGGATGGAAGCGTAAAGGGAATGCTTGCCGGAGCAGTTCCAACGGAGCAATTTCGCACGCGTTATCAACTGGTCCCGGAGCAATTTGCCTGGGTCCAGGACTCGTTCGGCAATACGGTTTCGGCGACCAACGTGGATCCTTCCGAGCCAAAGAAAAGCAATGAGATCATCGAAACCCGTGTAACCGCGCTGGGCTGGAAAGTGGTTGTTGGCCTGCCTGGCCGCTACGTGATGGTACGCGCCCGCCGTGCCATTTACAACGCGATATGGGTCGCCTTGATTTGCACTCTGATCGGTGGGGCCGTGGCAAGCATCGTCGGGTTTTCAACCGTAAGAGGGCTCGATAAGATCGGACGCCAGATCCGGGGCATGTCGGCCATCAATCTCAGGCCGATTGAACTATCGAATAAAGGCTTGTATCCGCGCGAAGTCCGCAGCCTGATCGGAAACTTCAATAATCTGCTCGATCGCACGGCCCGCATGCAACTCGCGGAGTTCGAAGCCATTTCTCACCTGGCGGATACCGTACTGGTTGCCGGTTCCGACGGCCGCATTTCCTACTTGAACGATGCGGGCGTCCATATGTTCGGCGACATGACCGGCAAGCCTGTTCACGATCTCATCGGCACGGAGACCGCCCGGAGTATTCTCTCGCAGGTTCCCCCGAAAGCCTGGAAAGGCGAGGCTTTCGTCAGAAAGGCTCAGGGCGAAACATTCGATGCCTTTCTCAGCAGTACTCCGGTGCTGGAAGACGGAAAACTCAGTTCGGCCGTCATTATTGTTCAGGACATCACACAGGAAAAAGCCGCGCGGGAGGCCAAAGCTCAGTCGGAAAAAATGATCACTCTGGGCGAACTTGTGGCCGGGACGTCGCATGAGCTGAATAACCCGCTTGCCATTGTTACCGGTTATGCCGATCTGCTTTTGCACGAGAATGGGCTTCATCCGGAGCAGCGAACGAAGATCGAGTCCATACGAAAGAACGCGCATCGGGCCGCGAATGTCGTGCACAGCCTGTTGGCGTTCGCTCGTAAACGCAAAGCGGAGCGCACGGAAACGGATCTCAACTCTGTTGTTCGTGCGGCGCTGGAGCTCAAAGAATACGATCTCAGAACCAGTGGGATCCGC harbors:
- a CDS encoding histidine kinase dimerization/phospho-acceptor domain-containing protein, with protein sequence MKINFSIRSFLVFLAISFTVPAVLLFGFFEARSGVRQAREDARDVNRQAALMIEHEIAASLEQFRAFSEGLALDVDVGALRFRDTGRVMEEVKLYPGITYLILNKDGVSVAGYSNSREIRIGADFSDRSYVQRAFASRKTVISGTLTRSANTSAVAFCVPLLDMDGSVKGMLAGAVPTEQFRTRYQLVPEQFAWVQDSFGNTVSATNVDPSEPKKSNEIIETRVTALGWKVVVGLPGRYVMVRARRAIYNAIWVALICTLIGGAVASIVGFSTVRGLDKIGRQIRGMSAINLRPIELSNKGLYPREVRSLIGNFNNLLDRTARMQLAEFEAISHLADTVLVAGSDGRISYLNDAGVHMFGDMTGKPVHDLIGTETARSILSQVPPKAWKGEAFVRKAQGETFDAFLSSTPVLEDGKLSSAVIIVQDITQEKAAREAKAQSEKMITLGELVAGTSHELNNPLAIVTGYADLLLHENGLHPEQRTKIESIRKNAHRAANVVHSLLAFARKRKAERTETDLNSVVRAALELKEYDLRTSGIR
- a CDS encoding TatD family hydrolase, producing MLIDSHAHLDDPRFDDDRDAVLQRAWDAGIRKILTIGNGSGPDEMGCGIPIAEKHDWIYTSVGIHPHDASRVEERHYALIEQLCRHEKVIAIGEGGLDYHYDNSPREVQREVFRAQAALARDLDLPLIVHTRDADADTEEILREASPRRGILHCFTSSGALADFALSIGFFISFSGIVTFPKAREVADIAARIPADRILLETDAPYLAPVPHRGKRNEPSFVSETARYLAQLRGVPAEELGAQASANFNRVFAVKTS
- a CDS encoding polyprenyl synthetase family protein — encoded protein: MAFSAQEIYQLIAPELGRVEEELKGYTRSEIQPIAEIGEYILSAGGKRIRPALLLLTAKMLGEVSPMSIRLGAVVEFIHNATLVHDDIIDGADTRRGRPSANSHWGNSMTVLAGDWLYMQSFAVALSERNFEVLGTLIGITQKMVEGELLQLTVLGKSQITQQQLLDIVERKTAYLFSGCTKLPAIAAGLNHGSADRLGEIGKALGMAFQLVDDLLDLTSTSDILGKPAASDLKEGKMTLPVFFAITNAKAEDTQKVQRVLDERNFRSVDRVEILHLVERSDGLERTRELARQYARRAIQLLEEFPASIYRDAIVSIPEFILNRTA